In the Dioscorea cayenensis subsp. rotundata cultivar TDr96_F1 chromosome 12, TDr96_F1_v2_PseudoChromosome.rev07_lg8_w22 25.fasta, whole genome shotgun sequence genome, one interval contains:
- the LOC120273831 gene encoding UDP-sulfoquinovose synthase, chloroplastic, whose amino-acid sequence MAHLLTAFCSVNPSPSTKTYLKLPSQCSSIGRTSVTFRSCRTLYRSSISFRKKSIKPYQINATAASIGQDVENRIQPGSHQILDNGNSSKQKRVMVIGGDGYCGWATALHLSNKNYEVAIVDNLVRRLFDLQLGLDSLTPISSIHNRVRCWKSLTGKTIQLHIGDICDFEFLTEAFKSFEPDAVVHFGEQRSAPYSMIDRSRAIFTQHNNVIGTLNVLFAIKEFSEECHLVKLGTMGEYGTPNIDIEEGYITITHNGRTDTLPYPKQASSFYHLSKVHDSNNIAFTCKAWGIRATDLNQGVVYGVKTDETEMHEELCNRFDYDGVFGTALNRFCVQAAVGHPLTVYGKGGQTRGYLDIRDTVQCVELAIANPAKQGEFRVFNQFTEQFSVNDLARLVTKAGKKLGLDVETISVPNPRVEAEEHYYNAKHTKLIELGLKPHLLSDSLLDSLLNFAIEYKDRVDGKQIMPSVSWKKIGVKPLTVPA is encoded by the exons ATGGCTCATCTGCTGACAGCTTTTTGTAGCGTGAACCCCTCTCCCTCCACCAAAACCTACTTGAAACTACCAAGCCAGTGTTCATCTATCGGCCGTACTTCTGTCACCTTTCGATCTTGCAGAACACTGTACAGAAGTTCAATTTCATTTAGGAAGAAATCTATTAAACCATATCAGATAAATGCAACTGCTGCCTCTATAGGCCAAGATGTTGAAAACAGGATTCAACCCGGGTCCCACCAGATTCTGGATAATGGAAATTCATCGAAACAGAAAAGGGTGATGGTCATTGGTGGTGATGGTTATTGTGGATGGGCAACAGCCCTCCATCTTTCCAATAAAAATTATGAGGTTGCTATAGTTGATAATCTTGTCCGCCGGTTGTTTGATCTCCAACTTGGCCTTGATTCCCTTACGCCAATATCATCTATCCACAATCGTGTGCGATGCTGGAAATCTCTTACCGGCAAAACTATCCAACTTCACATTGGTGACATTTGTGATTTTGAGTTCCTAACAGAAGCCTTCAAATCTTTTGAGCCTGATGCTGTTGTTCACTTCGGCGAACAACGATCTGCGCCTTACTCCATGATTGATAGGTCGAGAGCTATTTTCACACAGCACAACAATGTGATTGGAACTCTAAATGTTCTGTTCGCCATCAAGGAATTCAGCGAAGAGTGTCACTTAGTGAAACTCGGGACCATGGGTGAGTATGGAACTCCGAACATTGATATCGAGGAAGGATACATAACAATCACCCATAATGGAAGAACTGATACTTTGCCATATCCAAAGCAAGCCAGCTCCTTCTATCACTTGAGTAAGGTGCATGATTCAAATAACATTGCGTTTACTTGTAAGGCTTGGGGGATTAGGGCGACGGATTTAAACCAAGGAGTTGTATATGGAGTTAAGACAGATGAAACTGAGATGCATGAAGAGCTGTGCAACAGATTTGATTATGATGGTGTGTTTGGAACAGCCTTGAATAGGTTCTGTGTTCAAGCTGCTGTCGGGCACCCGCTTACTGTCTACGGCAAAGGTGGACAG ACTCGCGGTTATCTGGACATCAGAGACACAGTGCAATGTGTTGAGCTAGCCATTGCCAACCCAGCCAAACAAGGTGAGTTCCGAGTGTTCAACCAGTTCACAGAACAGTTTTCAGTAAATGACCTTGCAAGACTCGTTACCAAAGCCGGCAAAAAGCTTGGATTGGATGTGGAAACCATATCAGTGCCAAATCCACGAGTCGAAGCCGAAGAACACTACTACAATGCGAAACACACAAAGCTCATTGAGCTCGGTCTCAAGCCTCACCTTCTATCTGATTCTCTTCTGGATTCACTGCTGAACTTTGCTATTGAGTACAAGGATCGCGTCGATGGTAAACAAATAATGCCGAGTGTTTCTTGGAAGAAAATAGGTGTGAAGCCTTTGACAGTGCCGGCCTAG